DNA sequence from the Heptranchias perlo isolate sHepPer1 unplaced genomic scaffold, sHepPer1.hap1 HAP1_SCAFFOLD_43, whole genome shotgun sequence genome:
aatttgGCAACATACAGGTCTCCCCAGTAAACGCAAGAGCACGCAGAATGAATCTCAATGGAACAAACCTCTTCTCTttcactcccactggaaaaaatccgaaaagaccaaaccctttcctattccctcccattgcatagaatcccaaagagaaaaactccttctcattccaagccattatagagagttcgttgcccagaactgaacacggtaCTCTAAATGAggactaaccagagctctgtataactgttatataacttccactcctttttatttccgttcccttgagataaagatcaaaatttcaTCTCCATTTTAACTTATTTTTAGTGATTTAGTAATCACTGTTGGTGATATCTGTACTTGGATCCACATATGCCTCGATTCCCCTGGactgcaaaaatctatcgatctcagctttgattatattcaacgactgagcatccacagccctctggggttgagaattccaaagattcacaacactttcagtgaagaaattctccctaatttcgatcctaaatggccggccccttatcttgagactatgacctctagttcttgatTCTCCAGCAGGGTAATTtcacctaccctgtcaaaccgactaagaattttatacgtttcaatgcgatcacctaccattcttctaaactccagcgaatataaGCCAATATTACACAATATTTCAACatagtacaattgcagcaagacctccttacttttatattccaacacccttgcaataaaggctgacatatCATTtgacttcctcactctcattcgacccttgctaactcaccattctcagtatgtttttcctctgttccttctatagggaaaagaaatgaacatTGAAAACATTTTAATGTAATTACAGCGGTTTatattttggaaacaatatccagctgaactgcatcaaattcgatgaCAAACTTCTAGTTTCAAAAGGAAGTGAATTAAtagcgatggccgggaatcgaacccgggtcaactgcttggaaggcagctatgctcaccactataccaccatcgctgaccaTCTACCGCCATAAAATAGTTCCTAAACATTAAACCCtaaacagacactgcaggcttttGGATTTTGTCCTTCATttcaactggtttctgacggatcctttctcgctctgttgcagttcccgtttccgcccagtagatgtcgccaacccccaatcaatggaaattacagaacagccagtaattcttcaccttttctcggactgaagagacagtcgataacTGCAATACTTCACCAGTTGGAAAAACATTTTgccgcagctcacatcagccattgagtaaagttaaatagttacattaaatcattacagagaccggACGACCAGCTGGGCACgagtggcagcttaatattcaagccgATAAGATCTtttgaaaggacagggaaatagggaatgaAGGCAGAGTAGCAATATtattaaaggacaatattacagcagttgaaagatacaatattagtgagggtgagcgggcagtgtaaacactctgagagagacccatcacaagtggccccactgtactcctccagaaggtataagaagggcgagtgggggaggaaatactTAATTCATTGTGAAagtattgtggaaatgtctggaagaggaaaaaccggcggtaaagctcggtccaaggccaagtctcgctcatcccgggccggactgcagttccctgtgggccgtgttcacaggctcctgcgaaaggggaactacgttgaacgtgtgggtgccagatccccggtctatctggctgctttgTTCGagcatctgacggctgaaatcctcgagctggccggcaacgcgggccgggacaacaagaagacccgcatcatccccagacacctgcagctggccatccgcaacgacgaggagctcaacaagctgatgggatgggtgaccatcgctcagggcggggtgctgcctaacaTCCAGGCCGTGCTGTTGCCGAAGAAAAGCGCTGTGAGCATCAAAAAGAAGTGAAGCGTCCAAAATTTAATCTAATAACAGGACAAGGTCAGGACCAATCTTATTAATTCCTTTGACTAATTAACAGTAAGAGTAAATAAGGGTAAcctggtagatgtaatatatttggattttcagatagCCTtatataaggtaccgcattgtagaatcATGGCAAAGTTCAGtctacgtggagtcaggggacaggtagcggaatggatagcaagctggcgacaaaacagaaaacagagaatatggGTTACGGTTAGCTGCTTGgagtggcaaaaagtgggaagtggtttaacacagggatcagtgctgggaccactgctgttcacaattaacattaacgatttggattcgggaatcggaagtacaatttcaaaatttgacgatgataccaaattggggggtacagttaatacaaaggaagaatgtgtcaaaatgcaagaggacattaataaacttgcagaatgaagaataaggaggtcacatattgtttggataataagtctaaacaggatagaggagcaatgggatcgagagctacagatacacaaattactaaaagtggcAACTAAAAGTAGCTTCGCCAGCGTTACCGTCTGACAAAGACACTCGCCCTCAATCTGTGAAAAGAtgatgaccatgaactgggactgaagccgaacacatccccagttacagtgaggcccggcccggacatctccttctccctgttttatATCAGATAGTAACccaccttcatgtccagcactggagagagagaaacagtatcaGTCTTAGACTCCTATCAGTGTCTAAATCACGCACAATAGCAATATCCACCTTCATATTCAGcaccagcgagagagagggaggaagacacggggagagagacagagagtggtgagacacagtgacagacagacgtaaacagtattagttccagactgaccggtaaagttccattttatccagaaagatcgcgctggtgagacagaagatgcaatttcatctctcactgatattgtacaagggacagaaacactattaatcccacactcagggacagtgcagagagtgacaaaaacaatgggccacatttaaccctcttttgCCTGTTGTACCATCTGAAGTTTTCCAGCTCaaggctgttcgatattactcttaGTGACCGAGaatttcactccggttaaattaatctgggattgttgctgtcagatattaatcccacacggtcccagcaaatacaccaactcccactttcctcccatgtttctccaagattggtttgagaaatcctccctccagtttcggagtcacacgTTTATTTATCAGTAGAGGGGCCAAAATTGAAtagctcattccacagccgcccactttatctatGAACGGCGCTTTACCATTAAAAGATATGGACaggaacagcagggatggaaacatctagtttaatggatggagattgtaaagtcagtctggattccagcgttcggcactggtggaatcccatctgtttcccattctggtgcctgttcctgcactgcctgtggaccccattccctctgacctttcccccagccccacttccattgctcagactctgaaaaattccaattggggaaagtctccatcgatttttgtattgggaattaaaccagatatctgcgcatgcgtgttTCAGCCCAGCCCCCAGGGCTGGTTgtgggtgagcagaagagcgcatgcgcgctcccctcccccagctcggccagtgggcgccattccctcagtgagcggaagaagacggtttaaaacagccgggaatggagagatcacggcccccggaggaagggagcaaagagcagcctcgttacagcagctcatcgcatcgggaccgtgtccgcagatgggctcagagatcggcattgaatccgggggaaggtcagggggagtccgggggctgttttgtcagaggcggagtggatcaggaactggtccctgaaaatggagtgagcgggggaagtgagaggtcattctcgggctgtgtgtgtacagcgtgtgtccaggggaagggagacagaatgggaagaacctactatttaaaatcattgatgctttctctccccaaaccagcagtgaatgttcctggttaagttccagcctcaccctgtttgttgttattggacagtgaagagtggaaacagagtcgGACAGTGAGGATGTGgagagttatacaaagagcatattattgcaggcaccaggtgagaagtgtgaaggacacatttcaaACAAAggctgtttgctttcagttgaacggttagtcccatgggtgAGGAGATTGGAAACCTGACCCGCACATCacgtagtcccattcatggatcagtgcaggggttgggttgtgtctggatgtctctAAATTGTTATAaagcagcccaacacacctggtgtgcagaagctgagtgctgcagtgctgCAGTGGAATCAGATACTGATACTGTTTGTagcgctggttttcatttgtggatattcaaaataattattaacagatattaaactgatcagttttgtattttccacctcacctgttcttgagttacaagagatacgtttctttttacaggcaaacccttgaaggagCCAGATTAAATGTGAAATTACGTCcacccgaggcaaaggaacagtgctgccaactccttctcacacacagtatgtatattatcactcacagagcacggagacgcagacagctcatcagttccacagtctcagacagcagaagtagtcagtcccacacggATCccaaagttccagagacacattttcaatccaacagtcaaacagagcaggtgaggcagacactgttccatttctccaGAACTCAGTCCCGCTGGAAGGTAgttacaaaaatcccagtccaaagtctcgctttcagattgtcaatttcacaaaagggcaacattagccatgaaataaataccagataccccgagattcaaattgaatacttgtTCAGAACTCGCTcacacacgtgagtttaatacatgcagcatccattcgaatagtgtatcattcgaatacaaattgcaagtccaaaaaTCATGtatagtatcagattgagaaatcctgtgacagtgtaacctgagaaacaaattagataccagtttataatatactcatagtatgagatttaaagatacagtatcaattataTTAGCACAGacagagatacacattacataccagtccaaaaatgttataaaataaaatttaacaatTCAGTTTCAATTCCCTAAGTGCATACTGATCTACACATGATAtagcaattcaaaaatgtcatcaTGACAGTTTGAAagatatattatcattcacaatattactcacagagatacagatttaatagtagtccaaaagcacacaaattatttgattaaaacctccagcatcaaatcctgaaGTTTTTCcaaatttaccaattaaataatgagaaaaattaTTTAAACATTGAGTTATTAAAGTAcagtattgaataccataatgtaatctgagaaaaTAGttacatacagatacagaatgaatctcacactcagatacagtaaaGTGACGCACAGACACATAataaatcccacattcacacacagtaccagagatgacagatacagaataaatctcacactcaaacacagtaccagaaattgacagatacagaatgaatctcatactcatATAGAGTACCAGGAACAGACtgtatctcactcacacacagtaccacaaactgacagatacagaatgaatgtcacagtcacattactgcagactgagttacacattgCATACCTgtccaaagatctcatagtgtcagattgaaagatactgtATCAATTCCACTAGTTCAGACTGAGcaacatattagatatattggtaaatactcatacagcattatactgaaataaacattatcaattcctttggtacagactgagctacacaatacataaaagtccaaaaacctcataaatgatcagactggaagatacagcttcaattctattagcactgcctgagctgtacattacatcccagactgaaaatcccataaaatattagactgaaagagagAGTATCGATTCcatgagtgcagactgagccacacgttatatagcagtccaagaatctcataatgtatcagactcaaagatacaacatcaaatccattagcacagactgaactatatgttactcaccagtccaaaaatctcacagaGTATCAGATTGAATGATTCaatatcacttccattattgaggactgagcaacacatcacattccagtccaaaaatctcatacattatcagactgatagatacagtatcaattcctttagtgcaggaagagctacatattacataccagtccaaaaatctcatacagtgttagactcagatacagacttaatcccattattgcagactgagctacacatcacattccagtccaaaaatctcatacaatatcagactgatagatacagtatcaattcctttagtgcaggatgagctacatattacttatcagtccaaaaatctcatacagtgttagagtcagatacagaattaatcccattatcgcagactgagctacacattacataccagtcctgTAATTTCAACATGAAAAGACTGAaaagtacattatcattcacaatatagttcagagattaagatggaacacgactccaaaactcacacacgttgtttgattaaagaaaatcgaaaagtgtatccatattaacaaattaaatactcgAAGAACTGAAtatactttaaagtattaaaaatACAGTTTCACATCCGATACTGtaatctgaaataagaatacagaattaatccagacttgcacattgtctcagagactgaattacagaattaatcccacactgagataaaatagcagcaaatggcagatacagaatgtatccaacactcacagacagtaccagagactgacaggtactggagataaacagatacagaatgaatccatcactttTATGTCGTACCTTAGACTGATAGATGCAGAATGTACCCTACGCTCACACTCAGTAGtggagactgatagatacagaatgaatcccaaactcacgcacagtaccagagacagacaggtcgagaataaaccccactctcatacacagtcccagagacagacagatggagattaaaccccactctcatgcacagtacctgagactgacctcGACTGGACGTACAcgagaactgtaaaagagcggaacaaattcacatcatctgtcatggttgcagaaacaggacaatgtgcaatgtgaggaaagtctCTGTCTGCAACTATTACTCTCGTATGAtagtgaaaaatgaagacaattgattcaaaataaggtttttgttttactcattcgatagttgtgaatttatcGCTTTAtttttcactgtacattgcacagtatttctctgtgatttctcaggacacgatttacattgctcctctaccccgtttcgACTCTTCTTtactaagcagtatgtggcctccttattcccccaagtgaaacgcaccacctcacacctttctatattgaaattcaatggccattgaaACTGCCGT
Encoded proteins:
- the LOC137312414 gene encoding histone H2A-like, with amino-acid sequence MSGRGKTGGKARSKAKSRSSRAGLQFPVGRVHRLLRKGNYVERVGARSPVYLAALFEHLTAEILELAGNAGRDNKKTRIIPRHLQLAIRNDEELNKLMGWVTIAQGGVLPNIQAVLLPKKSAVSIKKK